A window of the Vigna angularis cultivar LongXiaoDou No.4 chromosome 3, ASM1680809v1, whole genome shotgun sequence genome harbors these coding sequences:
- the LOC108324524 gene encoding uncharacterized protein LOC108324524, protein MWRRLHFSNVELNETEPQLSIKDELKQVEERFNEVDIGGKVTIKQNLLEIVCPTLTSMVPPLHKVKTKGAQKSKVKRSERSTTRDPSYFEYVDAFHSTIESSSVRSKLQSKPKVMKKRRVPMIDQFHSTTHPFIVDVVDVVDDGHCGYRCIAALLGLGEDSWPVVRNELYKELSAWRDEYASLVGGYDRLEELRNSLLVQSLSAANMSKWMTLPDIGYAIANRYNVILVCLSYSQNYTIFPLRSTPPSDITQHRLICIGHVHGCHFVQVKIQEGCPLSMVNIMSSTHCYPEARAWSSIYTSRMHAFEQLMDITTSYVDLGDS, encoded by the exons ATGTGGCGAAGATTGCATTTctcaaatgttgaattaaatgaaactgAGCCTCAGTTATCCATTAAAGATGAGTTGAAACAAGTAGAAGAACGATTCAATGAGGTTGACATTGGCGGTAAAGTCACCATCAAGCAGAATTTACTTGAGATTGTTTGTCCTACATTGACATCAATGGTCCCTCCATTACATAAAGTCAAGACAAAGGGTGCAcaaaaaagtaaagttaaaCGAAGTGAAAGGTCTACTACGCGGGATCCATCATATTTTGAGTATGTGGATGCCTTTCATTCAACCATAGAATCTTCATCTGTGAGAAGTAAATTACAATCAAAGCCAAAAGTAATGAAGAAAAGGAGAGTTCCAATGATAGACCAGTTTCATTCTACTACTCACCCCTTCATTGTGgacgttgttgatgttgtggATGATGGTCACTGTGGGTATAGATGCATTGCTGCGTTGTTAGGACTcggagaagattcatggcccGTTGTCAGGAATGAGTTGTACAAAGAACTCAGTGCATGGCGTGATGAATATGCAAGCCTAGTAGGAGGCTATGATAGACTAGAAGAACTGAGAAACTCTTTGTTGGTGCAATCACTGTCGGCG GCTAACATGAGCAAGTGGATGACATTACCAGACATTGGTTATGCAATTGCTAACCGGTATAACGTTATCTTAGTGTGTTTGTCATACTCTCAAAATTATACTATCTTCCCACTACGTTCCACACCACCTTCTGATATCACTCAACATCGCTTAATTTGTATAGGACATGTTCATGGATGTCATTTTGTACAG GTTAAGATACAAGAAGGTTGTCCGTTGTCCATGGTGAATATCATGTCCTCAACCCACTGTTATCCTGAGGCACGAGCGTGGTCATCTATTTATACTAGTAGGATGCACGCATTTGAACAGTTGATGGACATAACAACATCTTATGTTGACTTAGGTGAttcatga